GCGGGTGTCGACGTTCAAATTGCTTTGGGTTAATGCACATTAACTACCCAACCCATTAATAGAAGATATAAAGAGGTTCAAAATGGCGATCGGTTTAGTCGGTAAAAAATGCGGCATGACCCGAATCTTCACTGAAACAGGCGCATCTATCCCTGTAACAGTAGTTGAGGTCAATGCAAACCGCATTACTCAAGTAAAAAATAACGATGTTGATGGCTATCAAGCTATTCAAGTCACCACAGGAACTCGTCGTGACAGCCGCGTAACTGCTGCTCAAAAAGGTCACTTCGCAAAGGCTGGCGTTAAAGCTGGTCGTGGTGTTTGGGAGTTTCGTGCCAACGATTCTGACCTAGAAGGTTATGAAATTGGTGGCGAAATTCTAGCTGATCTGTTCGAACAAGGACAGATAGTTGATGTCACTGGACAGAGTAAAGGTAAAGGCTTTCAAGGCGGCGTAAAACGTCATAACTTTAGCATGCAAGATGCTACCCATGGTAACTCAGTATCTCACCGTGTTCTTGGTTCAACTGGTCAAAACCAGTCGCCAGGTAAAGTATTCAAAGGTAAGAAGATGCCAGGTCAGATGGGTAACAAGCGTGTCACCGTTCAAGGCCTAGAAGTGGTTTCGGTTGATGC
This sequence is a window from Psychrobacter jeotgali. Protein-coding genes within it:
- the rplC gene encoding 50S ribosomal protein L3 encodes the protein MAIGLVGKKCGMTRIFTETGASIPVTVVEVNANRITQVKNNDVDGYQAIQVTTGTRRDSRVTAAQKGHFAKAGVKAGRGVWEFRANDSDLEGYEIGGEILADLFEQGQIVDVTGQSKGKGFQGGVKRHNFSMQDATHGNSVSHRVLGSTGQNQSPGKVFKGKKMPGQMGNKRVTVQGLEVVSVDAEKGLLVIKGAIPGATGGDVIIRPSVKA